From a region of the Myxococcus fulvus genome:
- a CDS encoding phosphatase domain-containing protein, with translation MDPHAATKKLETLRTLMAGHTDASEERRILDLLRDATPAELNYLLANVDLESLLGDLDDRVFGPDHHTILMKLLCRERAQELALPVRASLVTAIQKGGTPYTAEQCIKDLFLGVRGRELTAFKNLLDAGNNHQDLEKLLFDDVDNVALREEILGHIQHEARLAPSGESKVLSDIDDTFYANLKDSRYPSKTVYPGVLAFYAELDRGPGIIPGREGDLTFVTARPMDPLGAVENLTFDSLRKHGVPPHVVLSGSLTHLLGNSRIATKKFDNFLRYVRCFPEYSFVFVGDSGQGDVEFGDRMLQHAPEAVHAVFIHDVVDTPETTRRAWLDKRIHFFDTYVGAAVDAFAVGLISRDGLARVALAARESMEGIAFTSAAQRDARKTELLRDLQRADALTSPSPPAAH, from the coding sequence ATGGATCCACACGCCGCGACGAAGAAGCTGGAGACCCTGCGCACGCTCATGGCCGGTCACACCGACGCCAGCGAGGAGCGCCGCATCCTGGACCTGCTGCGCGACGCGACGCCCGCGGAGCTGAACTACCTGTTGGCCAACGTCGACCTGGAGTCACTCCTCGGTGATTTGGACGACCGCGTCTTCGGCCCGGACCACCACACCATCCTCATGAAGCTGCTGTGCCGGGAGCGGGCCCAGGAGCTGGCGCTGCCCGTGCGCGCGAGCCTGGTGACGGCCATCCAGAAGGGCGGCACGCCCTACACCGCCGAGCAGTGCATCAAGGACCTCTTCCTCGGCGTGCGGGGCCGTGAGCTGACGGCGTTCAAGAACCTGCTCGACGCCGGCAACAACCACCAGGACCTGGAGAAGCTGCTCTTCGACGACGTGGACAACGTCGCGCTGCGCGAGGAGATCCTCGGCCACATCCAGCACGAGGCCCGCCTGGCGCCCAGCGGCGAGAGCAAGGTCTTGAGCGACATCGACGACACCTTCTACGCCAACCTCAAGGACAGCCGGTACCCGTCCAAGACGGTGTACCCGGGCGTGCTCGCCTTCTACGCGGAACTGGACCGGGGGCCGGGCATCATCCCCGGGCGCGAGGGTGACCTCACGTTCGTCACCGCGCGCCCCATGGACCCGCTGGGCGCGGTGGAGAACCTGACGTTCGACAGCCTGCGCAAGCACGGGGTGCCGCCGCACGTGGTGCTGTCCGGCAGCCTCACGCACCTGCTGGGCAACTCGCGCATCGCCACGAAGAAGTTCGACAACTTCCTGCGCTACGTGCGCTGCTTCCCCGAGTACAGCTTCGTCTTCGTGGGTGACAGCGGCCAGGGCGACGTGGAGTTCGGCGACCGGATGCTCCAGCACGCGCCGGAGGCGGTGCACGCCGTCTTCATCCATGACGTGGTGGACACCCCGGAGACGACGCGGCGGGCGTGGCTGGACAAGCGCATCCACTTCTTCGACACCTACGTGGGCGCGGCGGTGGACGCGTTCGCGGTGGGCCTCATCTCCCGGGATGGCCTGGCCCGCGTGGCGCTCGCGGCGCGCGAGTCCATGGAGGGCATCGCCTTCACCTCCGCGGCCCAGCGCGACGCACGCAAGACGGAGCTGTTGCGCGACCTGCAACGCGCGGATGCCTTGACGTCGCCCTCGCCGCCCGCGGCGCACTGA
- a CDS encoding Ig-like domain-containing protein, which translates to MSKTSTRVAASRTRWVLPLLMTAFAGQALAAPVLRHTADQRGDLLMVGNTLAHDCASNVPGPVVGTVGNCGSNTSDDAVDVYWTVQSGVAQANTSVTATQARSRAALVIPPGAVVTYARLYWAAHLSTSTNARTPDTNAEFGRPGVFTQMLTADVSHSYAPSGRYIYESSADVTSLVAANGSGVYEVSDVDSAPLANVNSTDTFSAWALVVFYRHPDAPIRNLTLFDGMDYVSNGNPQTVTLSGFNVPSSGFDAKLGVLAFEGDATRTGDQFRVNGSNISDGANPVNNFFNSTRSVLGTPASHADDLPRLTGASASMSGVDMDVVDITNYVSGGATSMTVTATSSGDSYILGAFATSIATLRPDFTNTYKTATAVNPRADGSLRGGDLIDYTIVTTNTGDDVSIETILRDPLPAQLAYVPGSLEILTGPNAGPLTDIQGDDVGEVSPLGVITVRLGTGATSTLGGSLQLNQSTSIRFRAVVNPAASGVIANQATITAQGERGAPASSASSSPSPSTTGPTNIVVSVPPAPVVTAPSNGSTLGTNQPVFTGTAEPGSTVSVVIGGVGVCTAPAHPTTGTWSCTSSALPDGAHTATVTTSDPAGNTSPGTTVSFTTDTAAPDTNLLSGPQGTVAATGASFTFNSNESGVTYECSLDGAAFTACTSPTSYTGLAQGSHTFQVRARDAAGNVDPTPASRTWVVDTVVPDTTIVSGPSGLTNSANATFDFNSNELAVTYQCSLDGAPFAACTDPATFPGLSQGSHTLQVRAVDAAGNFDATPASRTWTVDTVAPDTSITSGPTGTTNSNSATFTFTSTETPALFECSLDGGTFAACTSPATFNNLSQGNHTLAVRARDSAGNMDATPATRTWTVDTVAPETTLVSGPSGTTVSTEATFDFDSNESGVTYECALDGATFTGCTDPMTYTGLSQGSHTLLVRARDSAGNVDATPATRTWTVDTVAPDTSFASTPPAASNSAVAHFQFSSNESGVSYECRMDGAVMFTACSASQSFPALAQGSHTLEVRAVDAAGNMDPTPAVYTWTIDTTAPDTTLSGGPTGTTSDTGATFTFTSTESPQTFHCSLDGAPFIACTSPTSLSNLADGSHTFAVRAVDAAGNVDLTPATRTWTVDTTAPDTTIVSGPPSLSASADAGFTFSATEAPVTFECSLDGGTFATCATSQSFPGLSDGAHTLAVRARDTAGNVDLTPATYAWTVDTTAPDTSIVSGPAGLTNSDSATFGFGGTESGVTFECSLDGATYVACSNPVTFDDVSQGSHTLTVRARDSAGNVDPTPASRTWTVDTVAPTTTFTSTPPSITNATSATFGFGSDTDPVTYECSLDGATFVTCSNPRTLTGLSEGSHTLEVRARDTAGNVDASPATYTWTVDTTAPDAPVIDTPANGVVVPTQRPVISGTATAGTLVTVSVDGIVLGTAPVDAQGRWTYTPTVDLGQGLHTATATATDAAGNVSDDSAPSEFTVDTVAPDAPVITTPADGTTIATATPVYSGTAEPFAQVTVEVDGEVIGTVTANIDGDWSLSSPTALSEGPHTVEATATDSAGNTSQTASNDFNIDLSTPETFIDSGPSAFTRETAATFVLRMENGGVAFECSLDGAAFTPCTSPLSITGLSEATHVLAVRAVNALGTVDPSPATYTWTVDLQAPSAPIVVSPANGGTVGTATPTITGTAASDSQVYLDVGGATYGPIPVTSSGTWTFTFPTAQPEGPLTLTAIAVDAAGNTSDATSHSFTIDLTPPETFIESGPDALTRETSATFELRSEGGAVGYECSLDGAAYVPCTSPLSYTGLADGEHQLRVRAVDAVGNVDATPATHTWTVDTTPPDTLIESGPDSPTRAVDAAFELTASEPGSSFECSVDGATYVACTSPALFEGFAEGEHTLTVRAVDAAGNVDDTPAGYTWTVDLTPPAAPLIASPAPGAVLDDGVVTLTGTATDATSVTLTVGGTTYGPIPVNGTGGWSFTPPVTLGDGTYTAVVTATDAAGNTSAPTSVTFTVDTTEPDTAIDSGPEALTNVASASFVFSSNESPVTFECSLDGAAFLACSAQATFDSLADGAHTLAVRAVDAAGNVDATPAEHTWTVDTQAPAVDIDAPADGSVSSVATVTYSGTAEPGSTVTVTVDGTVLGTFEVDGSGVWTLTGSAPLGEGSHTVSVTATDEAGNTSTPVVHTFTVDAEPPQTAFTQTPPTLTRQSSATFGFSSDESPVTYECSLDGAPFGECQNPAELTGLSDGEHTLEVRAKDEDGNVDPTPASYTWTVDTQAPDTRILSGPPLTEAPADATFVFESTEPGSTFECSLDGATWTPCTHPAAFTNLALGAHTLEVRAVDAAGNVDGSPASYAWVITADSDGDGLTDAEEVALGTDPNNADTDGDGLTDGIEVKVAGTDPLDDDTDDDGLLDGNEDANHNGLVDDGETDPKKADTDGDGLTDGLELGLTEPQGTDTDPARFTPDADPSTKTDPLNADTDGGGVRDGIEDANHNGRVDAGETDPLFAPDDVDSDMDGIDDATEIALGLDPRNADSDSDGVPDGVDGITDTDGDGLIDALDPDSDNDGVLDGTELGVTRETAHPHTDPTSPNFRPDEDPSTTTDPKKPDTDGDGLMDGEEDTSHNGRVDARETDPNNPDTDGDGLPDGIEVKGENPTDPLDPDTDGDGLPDGVEDANHNGRVDPGETDPNNADTDGGGASDGVEVADGSNPLDGNDDFLIAGGGCSTGGAATLAPLALLLLALPLRRRARRDG; encoded by the coding sequence ATGTCCAAGACCTCCACTCGCGTCGCCGCGTCGCGAACGCGCTGGGTGCTGCCGCTGCTGATGACCGCCTTCGCGGGCCAGGCGCTGGCGGCGCCGGTGCTTCGCCACACGGCGGACCAGCGCGGCGACCTGCTGATGGTGGGCAACACGCTCGCCCACGACTGCGCTTCCAACGTCCCCGGGCCGGTGGTGGGCACCGTCGGGAACTGCGGCTCGAACACCTCCGATGACGCGGTGGATGTCTATTGGACCGTCCAGTCGGGGGTGGCCCAGGCGAACACCTCGGTGACGGCGACGCAGGCGCGCAGCCGGGCCGCGCTGGTGATTCCCCCGGGCGCGGTGGTGACGTACGCGCGCCTGTACTGGGCCGCGCACCTGTCCACCAGCACCAACGCCCGGACGCCGGACACCAACGCCGAGTTCGGCCGGCCCGGCGTCTTCACGCAGATGCTGACGGCGGATGTCTCGCACAGCTACGCGCCCAGCGGCCGCTACATCTACGAGTCCTCCGCGGACGTCACCTCCCTGGTCGCCGCGAACGGCTCGGGGGTCTACGAGGTGAGCGACGTCGACTCCGCGCCCCTCGCCAACGTCAACAGCACGGACACGTTCAGCGCCTGGGCACTGGTGGTCTTCTATCGCCACCCGGACGCGCCCATCCGCAACCTGACGCTGTTCGACGGCATGGACTACGTCAGCAATGGCAATCCGCAGACGGTGACGCTGTCTGGCTTCAACGTGCCGAGCTCGGGCTTCGACGCCAAGCTGGGCGTGCTGGCCTTCGAGGGCGACGCGACGCGCACCGGCGACCAGTTCCGCGTCAACGGCAGCAACATCTCCGACGGCGCCAACCCGGTGAACAACTTCTTCAACAGCACCCGCTCGGTGCTCGGCACGCCCGCGAGCCACGCCGATGACCTGCCCCGGCTGACGGGCGCGTCGGCGAGCATGTCCGGCGTGGACATGGACGTGGTGGACATCACCAACTACGTCTCCGGCGGCGCCACCTCCATGACCGTCACTGCGACGTCCTCGGGTGACTCGTACATCCTCGGCGCCTTCGCGACGTCCATCGCCACGCTGCGCCCGGACTTCACCAACACGTACAAGACGGCCACGGCGGTGAACCCGCGCGCGGACGGCTCGCTGCGCGGCGGCGACCTCATCGACTACACCATCGTCACCACCAACACCGGTGACGACGTCAGCATCGAGACCATCCTCAGGGACCCGCTCCCCGCCCAGCTCGCCTACGTCCCGGGCTCGCTCGAAATCCTCACCGGCCCCAACGCGGGCCCCCTCACCGACATCCAGGGTGACGACGTGGGCGAGGTCAGCCCCCTGGGAGTCATCACGGTGCGGCTGGGCACGGGGGCCACGAGTACGCTGGGTGGCAGCCTGCAGCTGAACCAGAGCACCAGCATCCGCTTCCGCGCCGTGGTGAACCCCGCGGCCTCCGGCGTCATCGCCAACCAGGCCACCATCACTGCCCAGGGCGAGCGCGGCGCGCCGGCCAGCTCCGCGAGCAGCTCCCCGTCCCCCAGCACCACCGGCCCCACCAACATCGTCGTGTCCGTGCCGCCCGCGCCCGTCGTGACGGCGCCGTCGAACGGGAGCACCCTGGGAACGAACCAGCCCGTGTTCACCGGCACGGCGGAGCCCGGCAGCACCGTCAGCGTGGTGATTGGGGGCGTGGGCGTCTGCACCGCCCCGGCCCACCCCACCACGGGCACCTGGTCCTGCACGAGCAGCGCGCTCCCCGACGGCGCGCACACCGCCACGGTGACCACGAGCGACCCGGCCGGCAACACCAGCCCCGGCACCACGGTGAGCTTCACCACCGACACCGCCGCGCCCGACACGAACCTCCTCTCCGGCCCCCAGGGCACAGTGGCGGCGACGGGCGCGAGCTTCACCTTCAACTCCAACGAGAGCGGAGTGACGTATGAGTGCAGCCTGGACGGCGCGGCCTTCACGGCCTGCACCTCGCCCACCAGCTACACGGGGCTCGCGCAGGGCTCCCATACGTTCCAGGTGCGGGCCCGGGATGCGGCCGGCAACGTGGACCCGACGCCCGCCAGTCGCACCTGGGTGGTGGACACCGTGGTCCCGGACACCACCATCGTCAGCGGCCCGAGCGGACTGACGAACAGCGCGAACGCGACGTTCGACTTCAACTCCAACGAGCTCGCGGTGACGTACCAGTGCTCGCTGGACGGGGCCCCCTTCGCGGCTTGCACCGACCCGGCGACCTTCCCTGGCCTGTCGCAGGGCAGCCACACGTTGCAGGTGCGGGCGGTGGACGCCGCCGGCAACTTCGACGCCACGCCCGCCAGCCGGACCTGGACCGTGGACACCGTGGCCCCGGACACCAGCATCACCTCGGGCCCGACGGGGACGACGAACTCCAACAGCGCCACGTTCACCTTCACCTCCACGGAGACGCCCGCGCTCTTCGAGTGCAGCCTGGACGGTGGGACCTTCGCCGCGTGCACCTCGCCCGCGACCTTCAACAACCTGTCCCAGGGCAACCACACGCTGGCGGTCCGCGCGCGTGACAGCGCGGGCAACATGGACGCGACGCCGGCCACGCGCACGTGGACCGTGGACACCGTGGCGCCCGAGACGACCCTCGTCAGCGGTCCATCCGGGACGACGGTCTCCACCGAGGCGACGTTCGACTTCGACTCCAATGAGAGCGGCGTGACGTACGAGTGCGCGCTCGACGGTGCGACGTTCACCGGCTGCACGGACCCGATGACGTACACGGGGCTGTCGCAGGGCAGCCACACCTTGCTGGTCCGCGCGCGTGACAGCGCGGGCAACGTGGACGCGACGCCGGCCACCCGCACGTGGACCGTGGACACCGTGGCCCCCGACACGTCCTTCGCGAGCACGCCCCCGGCCGCGTCCAACTCGGCGGTGGCCCACTTCCAGTTCAGCTCCAACGAGAGCGGCGTGAGCTATGAGTGCCGCATGGACGGCGCGGTGATGTTCACCGCGTGCTCCGCTTCGCAGAGCTTCCCGGCCCTCGCGCAGGGCAGCCACACGCTGGAGGTCCGCGCCGTGGATGCCGCGGGCAACATGGACCCCACGCCCGCCGTCTACACGTGGACCATCGACACCACCGCACCGGACACCACCCTCTCCGGTGGCCCGACGGGGACGACGTCGGACACCGGCGCGACGTTCACCTTCACCTCCACCGAGAGCCCGCAGACGTTCCATTGCTCGCTCGACGGGGCGCCGTTCATCGCGTGCACCAGCCCGACGTCGCTCTCGAACCTGGCGGACGGCTCGCACACCTTCGCGGTTCGCGCCGTGGATGCCGCGGGCAACGTGGACCTGACGCCGGCCACGCGCACGTGGACGGTGGACACCACCGCGCCGGACACGACCATCGTCAGCGGCCCGCCGAGCCTCTCCGCTTCGGCGGACGCCGGGTTCACCTTCAGCGCCACCGAGGCGCCGGTGACGTTCGAGTGCTCGCTCGACGGTGGGACGTTCGCCACCTGCGCCACGTCGCAGTCCTTCCCCGGGCTCTCGGATGGCGCGCACACCCTGGCGGTCCGCGCGCGTGACACCGCGGGCAACGTGGACCTGACGCCCGCGACGTACGCCTGGACGGTGGACACCACCGCGCCGGACACGAGCATCGTCAGCGGGCCCGCCGGACTGACGAACAGCGACAGCGCGACGTTCGGCTTCGGCGGCACGGAGTCCGGCGTCACCTTCGAGTGCTCGCTGGACGGCGCGACGTATGTCGCCTGCTCCAACCCCGTGACGTTCGACGACGTGTCCCAGGGCAGCCACACGCTCACCGTGCGCGCACGCGACAGCGCGGGCAACGTGGACCCGACGCCTGCCAGCCGCACGTGGACCGTCGACACCGTTGCGCCCACCACGACGTTCACCAGCACCCCGCCCTCCATCACCAACGCCACCTCCGCCACGTTCGGCTTCGGCAGCGACACGGACCCGGTGACGTATGAGTGCTCGCTGGACGGCGCGACGTTCGTCACCTGCTCGAACCCCCGCACCCTCACGGGACTCTCGGAAGGCAGCCACACCCTGGAGGTCCGCGCGCGCGACACCGCGGGCAACGTGGACGCCTCGCCCGCGACGTACACGTGGACCGTGGACACGACGGCGCCGGACGCGCCCGTCATCGACACGCCCGCCAACGGCGTCGTGGTGCCCACGCAGCGCCCGGTCATCTCCGGCACGGCGACGGCGGGCACGCTGGTGACGGTGTCCGTGGATGGCATCGTCCTGGGCACCGCGCCCGTGGATGCCCAGGGCCGCTGGACGTACACCCCCACCGTGGACCTGGGACAGGGTCTCCACACGGCCACGGCGACGGCCACCGATGCCGCGGGCAACGTGAGTGACGACAGCGCACCCTCCGAGTTCACCGTGGACACGGTGGCTCCCGACGCACCGGTCATCACCACTCCGGCGGACGGCACCACCATCGCCACCGCGACGCCCGTCTACTCCGGCACCGCCGAGCCCTTCGCGCAGGTGACGGTGGAGGTGGACGGGGAAGTGATTGGCACCGTGACGGCGAACATCGACGGCGACTGGAGCCTCTCCAGTCCGACGGCGCTGAGCGAGGGCCCGCATACGGTGGAGGCCACCGCGACGGACTCCGCGGGCAACACCAGCCAGACGGCGTCCAACGACTTCAACATCGACCTGTCCACGCCGGAGACGTTCATCGACTCCGGCCCCTCGGCCTTCACGCGCGAGACCGCGGCCACCTTCGTGCTCCGCATGGAGAACGGCGGCGTCGCCTTCGAGTGCAGCCTGGATGGCGCGGCCTTCACGCCCTGCACCAGCCCGCTGAGCATCACCGGTCTCTCCGAGGCCACCCACGTCCTCGCGGTCCGCGCCGTCAACGCGCTGGGCACCGTGGACCCTTCACCCGCGACGTACACGTGGACGGTGGACCTGCAGGCGCCGTCTGCTCCCATCGTCGTCTCGCCGGCGAACGGCGGCACGGTGGGCACCGCGACGCCCACCATCACCGGCACCGCGGCGTCGGACAGTCAGGTGTACCTGGACGTAGGTGGCGCCACCTACGGCCCCATCCCCGTGACGTCCTCCGGCACGTGGACCTTCACCTTCCCCACCGCACAGCCAGAAGGTCCCCTCACGCTCACCGCCATCGCGGTGGACGCGGCGGGCAACACCTCCGACGCGACGTCGCACAGCTTCACCATCGACCTGACGCCGCCGGAGACGTTCATCGAGTCCGGCCCGGACGCGCTCACCCGTGAAACCTCGGCCACCTTCGAGCTGCGCTCCGAGGGCGGCGCGGTGGGCTACGAGTGCAGCCTGGACGGCGCGGCCTACGTGCCCTGCACCTCGCCGCTGAGCTACACGGGCCTCGCGGACGGCGAGCACCAGCTCCGTGTTCGCGCGGTGGACGCCGTGGGCAACGTGGACGCGACGCCCGCGACCCACACCTGGACGGTGGACACCACTCCGCCGGACACGCTCATCGAGTCCGGTCCGGACTCGCCCACCCGCGCCGTGGACGCCGCGTTCGAGCTCACCGCCAGCGAGCCGGGCTCCAGCTTCGAGTGCAGCGTGGATGGCGCGACGTACGTCGCCTGCACCAGCCCGGCCCTGTTCGAGGGCTTCGCCGAGGGCGAGCACACCCTGACGGTGCGCGCGGTGGACGCCGCGGGCAACGTGGACGACACGCCCGCCGGGTACACGTGGACGGTGGACCTGACGCCGCCGGCCGCGCCGCTCATCGCCTCGCCTGCTCCGGGCGCGGTGCTGGATGACGGCGTCGTGACGCTCACGGGCACGGCCACCGATGCGACGTCGGTGACGCTGACGGTGGGCGGGACGACCTACGGTCCCATCCCCGTGAATGGCACCGGTGGGTGGTCCTTCACGCCGCCCGTGACGCTGGGCGACGGCACGTACACGGCGGTCGTCACCGCGACGGACGCCGCCGGCAACACCAGCGCGCCGACGAGCGTCACCTTCACGGTGGACACGACGGAGCCCGACACGGCCATCGACAGCGGCCCCGAGGCCCTGACGAACGTGGCCTCCGCGTCCTTCGTCTTCTCCTCGAACGAGTCGCCGGTGACCTTCGAGTGCAGCCTGGATGGCGCGGCCTTCCTCGCGTGCTCCGCCCAGGCGACGTTCGACAGCCTCGCTGACGGCGCTCACACCCTCGCGGTCCGCGCGGTGGACGCGGCGGGCAACGTGGACGCGACGCCCGCGGAGCACACGTGGACGGTGGACACCCAGGCACCGGCCGTGGACATCGACGCGCCGGCGGATGGCTCGGTGTCGAGCGTCGCGACGGTGACGTACTCGGGCACGGCGGAGCCGGGCAGCACCGTCACCGTGACGGTGGACGGCACCGTGCTGGGCACCTTCGAGGTGGATGGCTCGGGCGTGTGGACGCTGACGGGGAGCGCGCCGCTCGGCGAGGGCTCGCACACCGTCTCCGTCACCGCGACGGACGAGGCGGGCAACACCAGCACGCCCGTCGTCCACACCTTCACCGTGGACGCCGAACCGCCGCAGACGGCGTTCACCCAGACACCGCCCACGCTGACGCGTCAGTCCTCGGCCACGTTCGGGTTCAGCTCGGACGAGTCCCCGGTGACGTACGAGTGCAGCCTGGACGGCGCGCCCTTCGGCGAGTGCCAGAATCCCGCCGAGCTGACGGGCCTGTCCGACGGCGAGCACACGCTGGAGGTCCGCGCGAAGGATGAGGACGGCAACGTGGACCCGACGCCCGCCTCGTACACCTGGACGGTGGACACCCAGGCTCCGGACACGCGCATCCTCAGTGGCCCGCCGCTGACGGAGGCGCCCGCCGACGCCACGTTCGTCTTCGAGTCCACCGAGCCTGGCTCCACCTTCGAGTGCAGCCTGGACGGCGCGACCTGGACGCCGTGCACCCACCCCGCGGCCTTCACGAACCTGGCGCTCGGGGCGCACACCCTGGAGGTCCGCGCGGTGGACGCCGCGGGCAACGTGGATGGCTCGCCGGCTTCCTACGCGTGGGTCATCACGGCCGACTCGGATGGTGACGGCCTGACGGACGCGGAGGAGGTCGCGCTCGGCACGGACCCGAACAACGCCGACACGGACGGCGACGGCCTGACGGACGGCATCGAGGTGAAGGTCGCGGGCACGGACCCGCTCGACGACGACACGGATGACGACGGCCTGCTGGATGGCAACGAGGACGCCAACCACAACGGCCTCGTCGACGACGGTGAGACGGACCCGAAAAAGGCGGACACGGACGGCGACGGGCTGACGGACGGCCTGGAGCTGGGCCTCACCGAGCCGCAGGGCACCGACACGGACCCGGCGCGCTTCACGCCGGACGCCGACCCGTCGACGAAGACGGACCCGCTCAACGCCGACACGGATGGCGGCGGCGTGCGCGACGGCATCGAGGACGCCAACCACAACGGCCGCGTCGACGCCGGCGAGACGGACCCGCTCTTCGCCCCCGACGACGTGGACTCCGACATGGACGGCATCGATGACGCGACGGAGATCGCGCTGGGCCTCGACCCGCGCAACGCGGACTCCGACTCCGACGGTGTGCCGGATGGCGTGGATGGCATCACCGACACGGATGGGGACGGTCTCATCGACGCGTTGGACCCGGACAGCGACAACGACGGCGTGTTGGATGGCACGGAGCTGGGCGTGACGCGCGAGACGGCGCACCCGCACACGGACCCGACCTCGCCGAACTTCCGTCCGGACGAGGACCCGAGCACCACCACCGACCCGAAGAAGCCGGACACGGATGGCGACGGGCTGATGGATGGCGAGGAGGACACCAGCCACAACGGCCGCGTCGACGCGCGGGAGACGGACCCGAACAACCCCGACACGGACGGTGATGGTCTGCCCGACGGCATCGAGGTGAAGGGCGAGAACCCCACGGATCCGCTCGACCCGGACACGGACGGTGACGGCCTGCCGGACGGCGTGGAGGATGCGAACCACAACGGCCGCGTCGACCCGGGCGAGACGGACCCGAACAACGCCGACACGGATGGTGGCGGCGCCAGCGACGGCGTGGAGGTCGCCGACGGCTCGAACCCGCTGGACGGCAATGACGACTTCCTCATCGCCGGAGGCGGCTGCAGCACGGGCGGCGCGGCCACCCTCGCTCCGCTGGCCCTGCTGCTCCTCGCCCTGCCGTTGCGTCGCCGGGCGCGTCGCGACGGATGA
- a CDS encoding glycosyltransferase: MELFPIHLLFIVVLMNRYILGPFLRRVRGRSIDQVDESYRPRVAIVIPLFNEGQGIFQAVRSLLEQDYPRELLQIVVVDDCSKDDSYAWAMKAAEGHPNVLVMRNPENLGKRKGINRGVKAAVDAEIIVSVDSDVIVDRAAVRHLVRRFTHSRIAAVGGRTYVTNRHQNWLTRMVEIKFHFAQQWLKDLERSFRQVMCLSGCLTAYRRDVLLELEPILEARSIAGVPIKYGEDRFLTRQIVKHDYETVYTLDAFCFTAAPATLAGYFSQQLRWRRSNLVDLLGGLSHAWRLHPVITIHYVSQLALLLAYPVVIVHNVLTGEFLDILAFHFLVIGLLGIIYRLETRHLPEERRVHGACFLPMALLMPVTYALFTPLALLTLDSGSWETRGSPSAAPAPSPVANRGELPTDPAGEGSP; the protein is encoded by the coding sequence ATGGAGCTCTTTCCCATCCACCTGCTGTTCATCGTCGTGCTGATGAACCGCTACATCCTGGGGCCGTTCCTGCGCCGCGTGCGGGGCCGGAGCATCGACCAGGTGGACGAGTCGTACCGGCCGCGGGTCGCCATCGTCATCCCCCTCTTCAACGAGGGCCAGGGCATCTTCCAGGCCGTCCGCAGCCTGCTGGAGCAGGACTATCCCCGCGAGCTGCTGCAGATCGTCGTGGTGGACGACTGCTCCAAGGATGACAGCTACGCGTGGGCGATGAAGGCCGCCGAGGGCCACCCCAACGTGCTCGTCATGCGCAACCCGGAGAACCTGGGCAAGCGCAAGGGCATCAACCGGGGCGTGAAGGCCGCGGTGGACGCGGAGATCATCGTCTCGGTGGACTCGGACGTCATCGTGGACCGCGCCGCCGTGCGCCACCTGGTGCGCCGCTTCACGCACTCGCGCATCGCCGCGGTGGGCGGCCGCACCTACGTGACCAACCGCCACCAGAACTGGCTGACGCGCATGGTGGAGATCAAGTTCCACTTCGCCCAGCAGTGGCTCAAGGACTTGGAGCGCAGCTTCCGTCAGGTGATGTGTCTGTCGGGCTGCCTCACCGCGTACCGCCGCGACGTGCTCCTGGAGCTGGAGCCCATCCTGGAGGCGCGCTCCATCGCGGGCGTGCCCATCAAGTACGGCGAGGACCGCTTCCTCACGCGGCAGATCGTCAAGCACGACTACGAAACGGTCTACACGCTGGACGCGTTCTGCTTCACCGCCGCGCCGGCGACGCTCGCGGGCTACTTCTCCCAGCAGCTGCGGTGGCGGCGCTCCAACCTGGTGGACCTGCTGGGCGGCCTGTCCCACGCGTGGCGGCTGCACCCGGTCATCACCATCCACTACGTGTCGCAGCTCGCGCTGCTGCTCGCCTACCCCGTCGTCATCGTCCACAACGTCCTGACGGGTGAGTTCTTGGACATCCTCGCGTTCCACTTCCTGGTCATCGGCCTCTTGGGAATCATCTACCGGCTGGAGACGCGGCACCTGCCGGAGGAGAGGCGGGTGCATGGGGCGTGCTTCCTGCCCATGGCCCTGCTGATGCCGGTGACCTACGCGCTCTTCACGCCGCTGGCGCTGCTGACGCTGGACTCCGGGAGCTGGGAGACGCGGGGCAGTCCCAGCGCCGCGCCGGCGCCCAGTCCCGTGGCCAACCGCGGCGAGCTTCCGACCGACCCCGCTGGTGAGGGATCTCCATGA